The stretch of DNA CTTTCTTCAGGATGACAGCCCCATCGTGCAGCGGCGTATTGGGAATAAAAATATTAATGAGCAGTTCAGAAGTAAGATTAGCATGCAGCGGAATGCCCGTCTCTATGTAATCCTGCATCCCGGTTTCCCGCTCAATCGAAATCAAAGCCCCAATCCGGCGCTTTGCCATATAGTCCGAGGCCCTGGTGATGGCCTGGACCAACCGGACTGTTTCCTCCTCCTGCTGGAGTGCCGTCCTTGAAAACAGGCGGCCCCGCCCCAGCTGTTCAAGTGCCCGCCTCAATTCGGGCTGGAAGATGATGATGACGGCAAGAAAACCCCAGGTCAATGCCTGATTCATCAGCCACTGCAGGGTGGTTAAGCCGAAAAAGCTGCTTAAAAACCAGACAGCAATAATCACTGTAATCCCTTTTAACAGCTGAATCGCCTTCGTACCGCGTATGAGCATGATTAACTTGTATATGACGAACCAGACCAACAGGATATCGATGACAACACCGATATACTCCAGGAATGGCAAATCAAACTCTCCAATACCAGGCATTCTGACACTTCC from Bacillus marinisedimentorum encodes:
- the cdaA gene encoding diadenylate cyclase CdaA: MPGIGEFDLPFLEYIGVVIDILLVWFVIYKLIMLIRGTKAIQLLKGITVIIAVWFLSSFFGLTTLQWLMNQALTWGFLAVIIIFQPELRRALEQLGRGRLFSRTALQQEEETVRLVQAITRASDYMAKRRIGALISIERETGMQDYIETGIPLHANLTSELLINIFIPNTPLHDGAVILKKDEITAAACYLPLSESKFISKELGTRHRAALGISEVTDSLTVVVSEETGQISLTRNGELYRGLTVEKLEELLNDELTAQPKPTSSSRWNWRGKKDG